A genomic stretch from Chitinophaga lutea includes:
- a CDS encoding TonB-dependent receptor yields MKFSAIILLAACLQVSAKSFAQQVTLSEKNVSLEKLFRSIEKQTGYVFFFDHLLIDKAPKVSVDVKKMPLEEALLVCLRNQQLSYSIVGKNIVIKQKETFSALSVVKTLVQDTIVTANGRVTDKSGSPLPGASVVVKGTTNGAVTDANGNYRLRVARGTTLLVSFIGFKSEEAQVIGDQPLNFSLEDQVSSTEEIVVIGYGAIKKSDLTGSLSQVKSKDITSYPSTNIMQALNGRAAGVRVMQNSGAPGGGISVRIRGTNSILGGNEPLYVIDGFPYNGNPTFLQNSDIASIEILKDASSTAIYGSRGANGVVMITTKSGRKKDATTVDVEAGYTLQTVSKKMPLMTAQQYALLYNEQAKNDGLAAYFTQAQIDSLGGNAGTDWQDLVLRTAPIYNISATVNGGTEKTKFSLSSSAYLQDGIIEASDYKRYNIRGNIEHDISKMFSVSFNTVLTRLNSSRQNSSQGNRGSDLISAMLMAPPSLTPYLADGTYRRLNTAYPFISNVIINPLIPINEQTDRIKGDRVFTNAALTIRPLEGLTIKISGGIDNLNDRVDRYSNIEPTTNSVGNAAVETSQQTGLLNENVVTYMKEVDKHSFTLMGGFTYQDHTSTSLNGSGTGFLSDVTGTGNLGSAATPGIPSSGYSKWALLSYLGRINYSYNDKYLFTASIRRDGSSRYSKENQWQNFPSAAIAWKASNENFLKQSRIISDLKLRATYGLSGSTSISPYATLNQLGSSNTIFGDALYVAFAPGTTLPGDLKWETTKQLDIGADIGFLQNALRVTLDYYKKRTENLLNTVRLPSSTGYLTTLQNVGEMQNTGFELGVEADILKREVNWSVNGNIAFNRNKVVKLYKGQDIFGQSFYTGSLNDYVNLLREGQPMGIFYGYRETGYTSTGLLQYEDINKDGAISAADKTYIGDPNPDFIYGLNSVTSWKGLELTVFIQGSQGNDIFNLNKAASLDLGMGLNLPREVYESHWTPENPNGKYPKITRTLNGNMSTRFVEDGSYLRFKNIQLAYNLPVQKFGWKWMKSAQVYASGQNLITFTKYSWYDPEVNAYGGANSVNQGIDYAIYPTNKSVTFGIRCGF; encoded by the coding sequence ATGAAGTTCTCCGCTATCATCCTTTTAGCCGCATGTTTACAGGTCAGCGCAAAAAGTTTCGCTCAGCAGGTAACGCTGTCCGAGAAGAATGTATCCCTCGAAAAATTGTTCCGCAGCATTGAAAAACAAACGGGATACGTGTTTTTCTTCGACCACCTGCTGATCGACAAGGCGCCGAAGGTATCGGTCGACGTCAAAAAGATGCCGCTCGAAGAAGCGCTGCTGGTGTGCCTCCGCAACCAGCAACTGTCGTATTCCATCGTCGGGAAAAATATCGTCATCAAACAAAAAGAAACGTTCTCCGCGCTGTCGGTGGTGAAAACCCTGGTGCAGGATACCATAGTGACGGCCAACGGCCGGGTGACGGATAAAAGCGGGTCGCCGCTGCCGGGGGCTTCCGTGGTGGTGAAAGGTACCACCAACGGGGCCGTGACCGATGCCAACGGAAACTATAGACTGCGCGTGGCGCGCGGCACCACGCTGCTGGTGTCGTTCATCGGTTTTAAAAGCGAAGAGGCGCAGGTGATAGGCGACCAGCCGCTGAACTTTTCGCTGGAAGACCAGGTGAGCAGCACCGAAGAAATTGTCGTGATCGGCTATGGCGCCATCAAAAAGAGCGACCTCACCGGTTCGCTGAGCCAGGTGAAATCGAAAGACATCACCTCCTATCCATCCACCAACATCATGCAGGCGCTCAACGGCCGCGCGGCCGGCGTGCGCGTGATGCAGAACAGCGGTGCGCCGGGTGGCGGTATCAGCGTGCGCATACGCGGCACCAACTCCATCCTCGGCGGCAACGAACCGCTGTATGTGATCGACGGATTTCCATACAACGGCAATCCCACCTTTCTGCAAAACTCAGATATCGCTTCCATCGAAATCCTGAAAGACGCTTCGTCCACCGCCATCTATGGTTCGAGGGGCGCCAATGGCGTGGTGATGATCACCACCAAAAGCGGTCGTAAAAAAGATGCCACTACGGTAGATGTGGAAGCGGGCTACACCCTGCAGACCGTTTCGAAAAAGATGCCGCTGATGACTGCGCAGCAGTACGCATTACTCTATAACGAACAGGCCAAAAACGACGGGCTGGCCGCCTATTTCACGCAGGCGCAGATCGACAGCCTGGGCGGCAATGCGGGCACCGACTGGCAGGATCTTGTGCTGCGCACCGCACCGATCTACAACATCAGTGCGACGGTGAACGGCGGTACGGAAAAGACGAAATTCTCCCTGTCGAGCTCAGCTTACCTGCAGGACGGTATCATCGAAGCCAGCGACTATAAACGTTACAATATCCGCGGCAACATCGAGCACGACATCAGCAAGATGTTCAGCGTGTCTTTCAACACCGTGCTCACCCGCCTCAACAGTTCCCGGCAGAATTCCAGCCAGGGCAACCGTGGCAGCGACCTGATCTCCGCCATGCTGATGGCGCCGCCTTCGCTTACGCCTTACCTGGCGGATGGCACGTACAGAAGATTGAACACAGCGTATCCGTTTATTTCCAATGTGATCATCAACCCCCTCATCCCGATCAATGAACAGACAGACCGGATCAAGGGTGACCGGGTGTTCACCAATGCCGCTTTGACGATACGTCCGCTGGAAGGGCTTACCATCAAGATTTCCGGCGGCATCGATAACCTGAACGACCGGGTAGACAGGTATTCCAACATCGAGCCCACCACCAATTCCGTGGGCAACGCCGCTGTGGAAACTTCCCAGCAAACAGGGCTCCTCAACGAGAACGTGGTGACATACATGAAAGAAGTGGACAAACACTCCTTTACCCTCATGGGCGGGTTCACTTACCAGGACCATACCAGCACCTCCCTGAACGGATCCGGCACCGGTTTTCTGAGCGATGTGACCGGCACCGGCAACCTCGGCAGCGCCGCCACGCCCGGCATCCCGTCGAGCGGGTATTCCAAATGGGCATTGCTGTCGTATCTCGGGAGGATCAATTATTCCTACAACGACAAATACCTTTTCACCGCCAGCATCCGCCGCGACGGTTCGTCGCGCTACTCCAAGGAAAACCAGTGGCAGAACTTTCCGTCCGCCGCCATTGCGTGGAAGGCTTCCAACGAAAATTTCCTGAAGCAGTCACGCATCATTTCCGACCTGAAACTGCGGGCTACTTACGGCCTTTCCGGCAGCACGTCCATTTCGCCTTACGCCACGCTAAACCAGCTGGGCTCGTCCAACACCATCTTCGGCGATGCACTGTACGTGGCGTTTGCCCCCGGCACCACATTGCCCGGCGACCTGAAATGGGAAACCACCAAACAGCTGGATATCGGGGCAGACATCGGTTTCCTGCAGAACGCCCTGCGTGTTACGCTCGATTATTATAAAAAGAGAACGGAGAACCTGCTGAACACCGTGCGCCTTCCTTCTTCTACCGGTTACCTCACCACCCTGCAGAACGTGGGTGAAATGCAGAACACCGGTTTTGAGTTGGGCGTGGAAGCAGACATTCTGAAACGTGAAGTGAACTGGAGTGTGAACGGCAACATCGCCTTCAACCGCAACAAAGTGGTGAAACTCTACAAAGGGCAGGACATTTTCGGGCAGTCTTTTTACACCGGTTCCCTCAACGATTACGTGAACCTGCTCCGTGAAGGTCAGCCGATGGGGATTTTTTACGGGTACCGCGAAACGGGCTACACCTCCACCGGTCTCCTGCAATACGAGGATATCAATAAAGACGGCGCTATCAGCGCGGCCGACAAGACCTACATCGGCGATCCCAACCCGGATTTCATCTACGGCCTGAATTCCGTAACAAGCTGGAAAGGGCTGGAACTGACGGTATTCATCCAGGGCTCGCAGGGCAACGACATCTTCAATCTCAACAAGGCCGCTTCCCTCGACCTGGGCATGGGCCTGAACCTGCCGCGCGAAGTGTACGAAAGCCACTGGACGCCGGAAAATCCGAACGGCAAATACCCGAAGATCACAAGGACTTTAAACGGGAATATGTCGACCCGCTTCGTGGAAGACGGATCCTACCTCCGTTTCAAAAACATCCAGCTGGCTTACAACCTGCCCGTGCAGAAGTTTGGCTGGAAATGGATGAAGAGCGCACAGGTATACGCCAGCGGCCAGAACCTGATCACGTTCACGAAGTACTCCTGGTACGATCCTGAAGTGAACGCATACGGCGGCGCCAACTCCGTTAACCAGGGGATCGACTACGCCATTTATCCCACGAATAAATCCGTAACGTTCGGTATCCGCTGCGGGTTCTAG